One window from the genome of Cottoperca gobio chromosome 15, fCotGob3.1, whole genome shotgun sequence encodes:
- the borcs7 gene encoding BLOC-1-related complex subunit 7 yields MASAESQPRFGQSVKGLLSDKVGSCSGDVIALTRQVLKGSHSQELLGQAARNMVIQEDAILHSEDSLRKMSIITTHLQYQQEAIQKNVEHSKNLQDQLRHLLK; encoded by the exons ATGGCATCAGCAGAGTCCCAGCCGCGGTTCGGCCAGTCTGTCAAAGGCTTACTGTCTGACAAAGTGGGCTCCTGTAGTGGGGATGTGATTGCTCTGACCCGCCAAGTGCTGAAGGGATCCCACAGTCAGGAG CTTCTTGGTCAGGCAGCAAGAAATATGGTGATTCAGGAGGACGCCATCCTGCACTCTGAGGAT AGTCTGAGAAAAATGTCCATTATCACCACACATTTACAATACCA GCAGGAGGCCATCCAGAAGAA TGTGGAGCACTCTAAAAACCTGCAGGATCAGCTGAGACACCTGCTGAAGTGA
- the cyp17a1 gene encoding steroid 17-alpha-hydroxylase/17,20 lyase produces the protein MPFSVLARDAARGLSAELLSVMPGLLLSGPSAVDMAWFLCLCVFLAVGLALLALQLKLRMSAHGPQEPPHLPALPLIGSLLSLRSPHPPHVLFKELQEKYGQTYSLMLGSHCVIIVNQHTHAKEVLLKKGKIFAGRPRTVTTDVLTRDGKDIAFGDYSAAWRFHRKIVHGALCMFGEGSASIEKIIYAEAQSLCSVLSEAAAAGLALDLSPELTRAVTNVICSLCFNSSYTRGDQEFEAMLHYSQGIVDTVAKDSLVDVFPWLQIFPNADLRLLKQCVSIRDKLLQKKYDEHKADYSDHVQRDLLDALLRAKRSADNNNTAEISAESVGLSDDHLLMTVGDIFGAGVETTTTVLKWAVIYLIHHPQVQRRIQEELDSKVGWDRPPQLSDRGSLPYLEATIREVLRIRPVAPLLIPHVALSDTSIGEFTVRKGTRVIINLWSLHHDEKEWKNPERFDPGRFLNSEGTGLTLPSCSYLPFGAGVRVCLGEALAKMELFLFLSWILQRFSLSVPSGHSLPSLEGKFGVVLQPAKYKVNAMPRPGWERGTGHMFSFGN, from the exons ATGCCATTTTCTGTTTTGGCTAGAGATG cagctcGGGGCCTTTCTGCAGAGCTCCTCTCTGTGATGCCTGGCCTCCTTCTGTCAGGGCCCTCTGCTGTGGATATGGCTTGGtttctgtgcctgtgtgtgtttttggccgTGGGGCTGGCTTTGTTAGCGCTTCAGTTGAAGCTCAGGATGTCCGCACATGGCCCCCAGGAGCCCCCCCACCTCCCGGCACTGCCCCTGATCGGCAGTCTGCTGAGCCTACGGAGCCCGCACCCTCCTCATGTGCTTTTCAAAGAACTGCAGGAGAAATACGGACAGACGTATTCTTTGATGTTGGGCTCCCACTGTGTCATCATCGTCAACCAGCACACACACGCCAAAGAAGTCCTGCTGAAGAAGGGAAAGATATTTGCAGGAAGACCCAGAACT GTAACCACAGATGTTCTGACCAGAGATGGGAAAGACATTGCATTTGGAGACTACAGTGCTGCCTGGAGGTTCCACAGGAAAATAGTCCATGGAGCCCTGTGCATGTTTGGAGAGGGTTCTGCCTCCATCGAGAAGATCA TCTATGCAGAGGCCCAGTCTCTGTGCTCCGTCCTGTCCGAGGCAGCAGCTGCTGGACTGGCCCTGGATCTGTCTCCCGAGCTGACCCGGGCCGTTACTAACGTCATCTGTTCGCTCTGCTTCAACTCCTCCTACACCCGAGGAGACCAAGAGTTTGAGGCCATGCTGCACTACAGCCAGGGCATCGTGGACACTGTGGCAAAGGACAGCCTGGTGGACGTCTTCCCCTGGTTACAG ATTTTTCCTAATGCAGACCTGCGTCTTCTAAAGCAATGTGTTTCAATCAGAGACAAACTTCTACAGAAGAAGTATGATGAACACAAG GCAGACTACAGTGACCATGTGCAGAGAGACCTGCTGGACGCCCTGCTGCGAGCCAAACGCAGCgctgacaacaacaacacagcagagaTCAGTGCAGAGTCTGTGGGCCTCAGTGACGACCACCTCCTTATGACTGTGGGAGACATCTTTGGAGCCGGTGTGGAGACCACCACCACCGTGCTCAAATGGGCCGTCATCTACCTAATCCATCACCCACAG gtgcAGAGGCGTATTCAGGAGGAGCTGGACAGTAAAGTGGGGTGGGACCGGCCCCCCCAGCTCAGTGACAGAGGCAGTCTGCCCTACCTGGAGGCCACCATCAGGGAGGTGTTACGGATTCGCCCTGTGGCCCCTCTGCTCATCCCacatgtggccctcagtgacaCCAG CATCGGGGAGTTCACAGTGAGGAAAGGAACTCGAGTCATCATCAACCTGTGGTCTCTGCACCACGATGAAAAGGAATGGAAAAACCCTGAGCGATTTGATCCTG GTCGGTTCTTGAACAGTGAAGGCACAGGTCTGACCCTCCCGTCGTGCAGCTACCTACCGTTCGGTGCCGGGGTCAGGGTGTGTCTGGGCGAGGCCTTGGCTAAGATGgagctcttcctcttcctgtcgtGGATCCTGCAGcgcttctccctctctgtcccatCGGGCCACTCTCTGCCCAGTCTGGAGGGAAAATTTGGTGTGGTCCTCCAGCCGGCCAAGTACAAGGTGAACGCCATGCCCAGACCAGGCTGGGAGAGAGGCACTGGACACATGTTCTCATTTGGGAACTGA